The following are encoded together in the Monodelphis domestica isolate mMonDom1 chromosome 5, mMonDom1.pri, whole genome shotgun sequence genome:
- the LOC100024647 gene encoding olfactory receptor 6C76-like → MRNQTTVTEFILLGLTDDPDLQILIFLFLFFTYILSVIGNLTIITLTLLDSHLKTPMYFFLRNFSFLEISFTSVCIPRFLVSIMTKEKTISYNSCMAQVFFFILLGATEFFLLAAMSYDRYVAICKPLHYTTIMNPKICSQLVISSWLAGFLIIFPPVIMGLQLDFCDSNIIDHFTCDSSPMLMISCTDTKVLEIMSLFLAVFTLLFTLALVILSYAYILRTILRFPSAQQRKKAFSTCSSHMIVVSISYGSCIFMYVKPSAKKGVAMTKGVAVLNTSVAPMLNPFIYTLRNQQVKQAFKDIIRKIFFSHK, encoded by the coding sequence ATGAGAAATCAAACAACAGTGACAGAGTTCATTCTCCTGGGACTGACTGATGACCCAGACTTACAGAtcttgattttcctctttctgtttttcaCCTACATATTGAGTGTAATTGGCAACTTGACCATCATCACCCTAACCCTGCTGGACTCTCACCTCAAGACTCCTATGTATTTCTTCCTCAGGAACTTCTCCTTCTTAGAAATCTCATTTACATCTGTATGCATTCCTAGATTTCTGGTCAGTATAATGactaaagaaaaaacaatttcttaTAATTCTTGCATGGCCCAGGTGTTCTTTTTTATCCTCCTTGGTGCAACAGAATTTTTTCTACTGGCAGCCATGTCCTATGATCGCTATGTGGCCATCTGCAAACCCTTACATTACACAACTATCATGAACCCCAAAATCTGTAGTCAGCTTGTAATCAGCTCTTGGCTAGCAGGTTTCCTCATTATCTTTCCACCAGTCATCATGGGTCTTCAGCTGGATTTTTGTGACTCCAATATCATTGATCACTTCACCTGTGACTCTTCTCCTATGCTGATGATCTCTTGCACAGACACCAAGGTCTTAGAGATCATGAGTCTTTTTCTGGCTGTGTTCACACTCTTATTCACTCTGGCATTAGTTATTTTATCCTATGCATACATCCTCAGAACTATTCTGAGATTTCCTTCtgcccagcaaaggaaaaaggcCTTTTCCACTTGTTCCTCCCACATGATTGTTGTCTCTATCTCTTATGGAAGCTGCATCTTCATGTATGTCAAACCTTCAGCAAAGAAAGGGGTGGCTATGACCAAAGGGGTAGCAGTGCTTAATACTTCTGTTGCCCCCATGCTGAACCCATTCATTTATACCCTAAGGAACCAGCAAGTGAAACAAGCCTTTAAAGACATaatcagaaagatttttttttcacataagtaa